Proteins encoded together in one Coffea arabica cultivar ET-39 chromosome 2c, Coffea Arabica ET-39 HiFi, whole genome shotgun sequence window:
- the LOC113727966 gene encoding polygalacturonate 4-alpha-galacturonosyltransferase-like, whose translation MGTNKRGITVAGKSSKGGGYGSRLPGAAVLIFCLVVSPSFLFLVGRGIFYTSSTDQDKISTSSGNQDLDWRERLALQHVKSLLTREVMDVIKANTNDLGPLSLDSFRKTNLSASWKFVGQETPAENSALSFESNQRGAAIKHDISRNKVDASLEEDRSQVIDAPAKVARRQLRQKRREKRAADLVKQDEEVTVKLENAAIERSKSVDSAVLGKYSIWRKENENENADSTVRLMRDQMIMARVYISLAMMKDKPDLGRELQNRLKESQRALGEATTDSDLHHSAAEKIKAMGQVLSKAREQLYDCKLVTGKLRAMLQSADEQVRSLKKQSTFLSQLAAKTIPNGIHCLSLRLTIDYYMLSPEKRIFPRSENLENPNLYHYALFSDNVLAASVVVNSTIMNAKEPEKHVFHLVTDKLNFGAMNMWFLLNPPGKATIHVENVDEFKWLNSSYCPVLRQLESAAMKEYYFKAAHPTTLSAGSSNLKYRNPKYLSMLNHLRFYLPEVYPKLDKILFLDDDIVVQKDLTGLWSVNLRGKVNGAVETCGESFHRFDKYLNFSNPHIARNFDPNACGWAYGMNIFDLKEWKKKDITGIYHKWQNMNEDRVLWKLGTLPPGLITFYGLTHPLEKSWHVLGLGYNPSVDRSEIDGAAVIHYNGNMKPWLELAMTKYRSYWTKYIMFDHPYLRNCKLTKLSE comes from the exons ATGGGGACTAATAAAAGGGGAATAACGGTGGCCGGGAAGAGCAGCAAAGGCGGTGGCTATGGATCTCGGCTCCCCGGGGCCGCAGTCCTCATTTTTTGCTTAGTTGTCTCTCCCTCCTTCCTCTTCTTGGTTGGCCGCGGAATCTTTTATACCAGCTCAACCG ATCAAGACAAAATCTCAACTAGTTCTGGAAATCAG GATCTTGATTGGAGAGAGAGGCTGGCATTGCAACATGTTAAATCTCTACTTACAAGAGAG GTGATGGATGTCATTAAAGCCAACACAAATGATTTAGGGCCGCTAAGTCTTGATTCTTTCAGGAAAACCAACCTGTCTGCATCATGGAAATTCGTTGGACAAGAAACTCCTGCTGAGAATAGTGCTTTGTCTTTTGAG TCCAATCAAAGAGGTGCGGCTATTAAACATGATATTTCTAGAAATAAGGTTGATGCTTCTTTAGAAG AGGATCGATCTCAAGTTATTGATGCACCTGCTAAAGTAGCAAGAAGG CAACTGAGACAGAAACGGCGTGAAAAACGTGCTGCTGACTTGGTAAAACAAGATGAAGAAGTAACTGTGAAGCTTGAAAATGCAGCCATAGAACGTTCGAAGTCTGTTGACTCTGCAGTGTTGGGCAAATACAGTATTTGGAGGAAAGAGAATGAGAATGAGAATGCTGATTCGACTGTTCGCTTGATGCGTGACCAAATGATTATGGCTAGGGTGTACATAAGTCTTGCAATGATGAAGGACAAGCCGgacttgggccgagagctacaAAATCGGCTCAAAGAAAGTCAGCGTGCATTAGGAGAGGCTACCACTGATTCCGATCTTCACCATAG TGCGGCTGAAAAGATCAAAGCTATGGGCCAAGTGCTATCAAAAGCTAGAGAGCAACTGTATGATTGTAAGCTAGTGACTGGGAAGCTTAGAGCAATGCTACAATCTGCAGATGAACAAGTCCGCAGTTTGAAGAAGCAGAGCACCTTTCTAAGCCAGTTGGCTGCCAAGACCATTCCAAATGGAATCCACTGCTTGTCACTGCGGTTAACAATTGATTATTATATGCTTTCACCAGAAAAAAGGATCTTCCCTAGAAGCGAGAATCTAGAAAATCCAAACCTTTACCATTATGCCCTCTTCTCTGATAATGTTCTTGCTGCCTCAGTTGTTGTTAACTCAACCATCATGAATGCTAAG GAACCTGAGAAACATGTTTTTCATCTGGTGACTGACAAATTAAACTTTGGAGCAATGAATATGTGGTTTTTGTTGAACCCTCCAGGAAAAGCTACTATCCATGTTGAAAATGTTGATGAGTTTAAGTGGCTTAACTCATCTTATTGTCCAGTTCTACGGCAGCTTGAGTCTGCTGCCATGAAGGAGTACTATTTTAAGGCAGCTCATCCCACCACACTTTCTGCTGGGTCTTCTAACCTGAAGTATAGAAATCCCAAGTACCTTTCAATGCTTAACCATCTCAGGTTTTATCTCCCCGAAGTGTACCCTAAATTGGATAAAATCCTGTTTCTTGATGATGATATTGTTGTTCAGAAAGACCTGACGGGACTATGGTCAGTGAATCTGCGTGGGAAAGTTAATGGTGCTGTTGAAACCTGTGGTGAAAGCTTTCATCGTTTTGACAAGTATCTGAACTTTTCAAATCCTCATATCGCTCGAAATTTTGATCCTAATGCTTGTGGTTGGGCATATGGAATGAACATTTTCGATCTTAAGGAATGGAAGAAAAAGGATATTACGGGTATATACCATAAATGGCAGAATATG AATGAAGACAGGGTTCTGTGGAAACTGGGTACTTTACCTCCTGGACTGATCACTTTTTATGGGCTTACTCATCCGCTTGAGAAGTCTTGGCATGTGCTTGGCCTGGGTTACAACCCAAGTGTTGATCGTTCCGAAATTGATGGTGCAGCTGTCATACACTATAATGGAAACATGAAACCATGGCTTGAGTTGGCAATGACTAAGTACCGTTCATACTGGACCAAGTACATCATGTTCGATCATCCTTACCTTCGCAACTGCAAGTTAACGAAGTTAAGTGAGTGA